The genomic window AGAGCGGCTGGCCCGAGAGCCACAGTCCGATGACGCTGCCGATCAGCGCCAGCGGCACGTTGGCGATGACCAGCGCGGCGAGCACGCCGGAGCGGTAGCGGCTGTAGAGGACGACGAAGATCAGCCCGAGCGAGACCAGCGCGAGCACGCCGATCAGGCGCGCCGCCTCTTCCTGCGCGCGGAACTGGCCGTCGAGCGTGATGAAGTAGCCGGTCGGCAGCTTCGTCTCGGCGATCGCGCGGCGCACGTCCGCGACCACGTCCGAGAGCGGCCGCCCCTGCGCGTTCGCCGAGATGACGATGCGCCGGCGGCCGTTGTCGCGGCTGATCTGGTTCGGGCCGTCGCCTTCCTCGATGGTGGCCACGCGCGACAGCGGCACGCGGCCGTTCGGCGTCTCGATCATCAGGTTGGCCAGGCCGGCGAGGCTGCGCGCGTCCTCCGGCAGGCGCAGCACCAGCGCGAAGCGGCGCGCGCCCTCGATCACCTGGCCGACCTGCTCGCCGTCGATCAGCGTCTGCAGCTGGCGCAGCAGCGTGGTCGGGGTGACGCCGTTCTGTTCGGCGCGCGCATAGTCGATATGCACCTTGATCTGCGGCGCCAGCACCTGCTTCTCCAGCTCGAGGTCGGTGAGGCCGGGGATCGCCGCCAGGCGGTCGCGCAGCGCGGCGCCCTCGCCGCGCAAGAGGTCGAGGTCGTCGCCGACGATGCGCAGCGCGATCTGCGCGCGCACGCCGGAGAGCATGTGGTCGATGCGGTGCGAGATCGGCTGGCCGATGCTCACCGCTGCCGGCAGCGACGCCAGCCGCGCGCGCAGGTCGGCGTAGATCTCGGACGGCGGGCGGCCGAGTTTCAGGCGCATGTCGAGCTCCGAGACGTGCACGCCCTCGGCGTGCTCGTCGAGCTCGGCGCGGCCGGAGCGGCGGCCGACGTAGCTCACTTCCGGCACCTCGCGCACCAGCTTCTCGGCGAGCGCGCCGATGCGCACCGATTCGGCCAGCGTGATCCCCGGATTGAGGCGCAGGCCGACGAAGGCGGCGCCCTCGTTGAACGGCGGCAGGAAGGTGGTGGCGAAGAAGGGGACGCTCGCCGCCGCCAGCAGCGCGGCAAGCGCGGCGCCGCCGATGACGCGCGTGCGCGTCGTCAGTGCGACCTCCAGCCAGCGCCGGTAATGCCCCTTCAGCCAGGCGACGAAGCGCGTGTCGCCGTGCGCCGTGTCGCCGTGGCCGTGGCGCAGCAGGTACCAGGCGAGCACCGGCGTCAGCGTCAGCGAGACGACCAGGCTGGCCAGGATCGCGGTCAGGTAGGCGACGCCGAGCGGCACGAAGAAGCGGCCCTCCAGCCCCGGCAGCGCGAACAGCGGCACGAAGACGAGGGCGATGATCAGCGTCGACACGACGATCCCCGAGCGCACCTCGTTCGAGGCCTTGACGATCACGCGCAGCACCTGCTCCGGCTCGTCCCGGCGCCGGTTCTCGCGCAGCCGGCGGATGATGTTCTCGAGGTCGACCACCGCGTCGTCGACCAGCTCGCCGATGGCGATCGCCAGCCCGCCCAGCGTCATCGTGTTGATCGACATGCCGAAGTAGCGGAAGACCAGCGCCGCGGTGAGGATCGACACCGGGATCGCAGCCAGCGAGATCAGCGTCGCGCGCAGGTTGCCGAGGAACAGGTAGAGCACCGCGGCGACGAAGACCGAGGCGGCGGCGAGCTTCACCTCCAGGTTGAGGATGCTGGCCTCGATGAAGTCGGCCTGGCGGAAGGTGATGCGCGGCGCCGCGAGGCCGGCGGGCAGCCCGCCCTTCAGCTCATCGAGCGCCGCTTCCACCTGCCGCGTCAGCGCCACGGTGTCGGCGGCCGGCTGCTTCTGCACCGACAGGATCACCGCCGGCTCGCCGTTCAGCCCGGCATCGCCGCGCTTGATCGCCGGCGCGAAGCCGACCGCGGCGATCTGCGCGAGCAGGATCGGCTGCCCGTTCCTGGCGGTCAGCGGCAGTCGCCTGAGATCCTCGATGCGGCTGGTGCGGCCGAGGTTGCGGATCAGGTATTCGCGCGCGTTGAGTTCGAGGAAGCCGCCGCTGGTGTTGGCGGCGAAGCCGCGCAGCGCGCCCTCGACCTGCTCGAGCGTGATCCCCAGTTCCGCCATGCGCGCGGTGTCGGGCTGCACCTGGAACTGGCGCACCTCGCCGCCGATCGGCACCACCTGTGCGACGCCGGGGATGTTGAGCAGGCGCGGGCGCAGCACCCAGTCGGCGTACTCGCGCGCCGCCATCGCGCGACGGCGCGCTTCTTCCGGCAGCGCCTCGGCCGGTACCTCGATCGGGATGCCGATCATCAGGATCTCGCCCATGATCGACGCCACCGGCCCCATGTGCGGCACGACGCCGGCCGGCAGCTGCGACTGCACCAGCGTCAGGCGCTCGGCGATCATCTGCCGGGCGCGGTAGATCTCGACGTTCCAGTCGAACTGGACATAGACGATGGACAGGCCGGCGGAGGAGACCGAGCGCACCGCGGCGACGCCGGGCATGCCGTTCATCGCCGTCTCGACCGGGTAGGTGACCAGCGCCTCGACCTCCTCCGGCGCCATGCCGCCGGCTTCGGTCATCAGCGTCACGGTCGGCTTGTTGAGGTCGGGGAAGACATCGACCGGCGTCTTCTGTACCACCAGCGCCCCGTAGAGGACGAGCACGACGGCCACCGCCAGCACCAGCAGGCGCTGCGCCAGGCTCTTGTCGACGATTGTCGCGAACAGGCTCATGGCGTCCTCACCGTACCTGATTGACCAGCGCCGCGCCCTGCACGACGACGCGCTCGCCCGCCTGCAGACCGCCGACGACGGCGACGCGGCTGCCGTCGAGCGGCTGCGTGCGCACCGGGCGCGGGCTGAAGCGCTCGGCGGCGTTCTTCACCCAGACGATCTCCTGGTTGGCGGCGTTCTTCACCACCGCCGCCGTCGGCAGCGGCACGCCCTTCACCTGCGAGCGCGTCTGCGCGATCACCTTCAGCGGCTGGTTCAGCGCCAGCGTCGCGTTGCCGCCCTCGACGCGGAACAGCAGCGGGATCGCCTGCTCGCGCAGCGAACGGCCGGCGCCGACGAAGGCGAGCAGCACGTCCTGGCCGGGGCCGGCGCTGCCGTAGGCGCCGGCGATGTCGGCGGCGAGCCGCGGCTCGTAGCTGAGCGCCTCGACGCGCAGGTTGGCGGGATCGACGATCTCGAACAGCAGCTCGCGCGCCTCGACCACCTGGCCGGCGACGACGCTGGCGGCGGCGACGACGCCGGACACCGGTGCGCGCAGGTCCTCGTGGTGGCGCAGGCTCTGCCCGATCGCCGCGAGGCGTTCGCGCAGGCTCTGCACGTCGGCCTCGGCGGCGTCGAGCTCCTTGCGCGCGACGGTCGCCTCCAGTTCCTTCAGCCGCGCCAGCCGGCGCTCGGCGACGCCGAGCGAGGCGCGCAGATCGGCCGCCTGTGCGGTCTGGCCGCCCAGTTCCAGCGGCGATACCGCCGGGTGCACGCGGGCCAGCAGCTCGCCCTTCCTCACTGCCTGCCCGAGCGCCGGGATGCCGCCGGCCGGCGCCTCGACGCGGCCGCCGATCATCGACTGCACGCGGCCGCCGCTGCCCGGATCGAGCACCACCTTGCCGGTCAGCTCGACCGACACCGGCTGCTCGCCGGCCGCGGTCAGCTGCGTGCGCAGCGCCAGCTGCCGCTGCGTCAGCTTGGGCAGGAAGACGCTGCCGTCGGCGAGGCGCTGCGGGCCGTCGCCGCGGGTCGCCGGCGGCGGCGTCTCGTCCTTGTGCGCGTGGCCCTCGTGCGCGGCCGCGGGCAGGACGGCGAGCAGCAGGGCGAGCGCCGCGGTGGCAGCGCGCGGGCGGCGGTTCGGTTGCGGGTTCGGATTCGGGTTCATGCGTGTTCTCCGGATGCGCGGCGACGGCGCAGGAAGGCGTAGGCGGCGGCCGCCAGCGCGATCAGCGCGCCGCCGGCGAGGAGGCCGCTGCGGGAGGGGGCCGCGATCGCCGGCGCGGCGGCGGCCGGCGCGACGACGAAATCGGTGGCGAGCAGGTCGCTGTCGCTGCCGGCGGTGACGGTGATCGCCAGCGGGTAGTTGGCGGCGGCGGCGAACGGCGCCGCGTCGACCGTGTAGGTGCCGTCGGGCTGTGCCGCGGCGACCAGCTGGCGGCCGTTGCTGTCGATCTCGATGCGGGCGCCGGCGACCGGCTCGTTGCTAGCCCAGCGGTCGAGGGTCAGCGTCAGGCGGCCGTCCTTGAGGCGGCCGACCAGTTCGAACAGCTCGCTGCTCGCTTCGAACGACGGGTGGGCGGCTTCGGCGGCGTGCGCAGCCGGCGCGGCGAAGGCGATCAGGAAGGCGGATGCGGTGAGCAGGCGTCGGGTTGACGTCATGGCAGGACTCCAATGGCCTGGTTGTAGCGGGAGACGGCGCGCGCCGCCTCGATGCGGGCGCGCGCGGCGGCGA from Azospira restricta includes these protein-coding regions:
- a CDS encoding efflux RND transporter permease subunit; the protein is MFATIVDKSLAQRLLVLAVAVVLVLYGALVVQKTPVDVFPDLNKPTVTLMTEAGGMAPEEVEALVTYPVETAMNGMPGVAAVRSVSSAGLSIVYVQFDWNVEIYRARQMIAERLTLVQSQLPAGVVPHMGPVASIMGEILMIGIPIEVPAEALPEEARRRAMAAREYADWVLRPRLLNIPGVAQVVPIGGEVRQFQVQPDTARMAELGITLEQVEGALRGFAANTSGGFLELNAREYLIRNLGRTSRIEDLRRLPLTARNGQPILLAQIAAVGFAPAIKRGDAGLNGEPAVILSVQKQPAADTVALTRQVEAALDELKGGLPAGLAAPRITFRQADFIEASILNLEVKLAAASVFVAAVLYLFLGNLRATLISLAAIPVSILTAALVFRYFGMSINTMTLGGLAIAIGELVDDAVVDLENIIRRLRENRRRDEPEQVLRVIVKASNEVRSGIVVSTLIIALVFVPLFALPGLEGRFFVPLGVAYLTAILASLVVSLTLTPVLAWYLLRHGHGDTAHGDTRFVAWLKGHYRRWLEVALTTRTRVIGGAALAALLAAASVPFFATTFLPPFNEGAAFVGLRLNPGITLAESVRIGALAEKLVREVPEVSYVGRRSGRAELDEHAEGVHVSELDMRLKLGRPPSEIYADLRARLASLPAAVSIGQPISHRIDHMLSGVRAQIALRIVGDDLDLLRGEGAALRDRLAAIPGLTDLELEKQVLAPQIKVHIDYARAEQNGVTPTTLLRQLQTLIDGEQVGQVIEGARRFALVLRLPEDARSLAGLANLMIETPNGRVPLSRVATIEEGDGPNQISRDNGRRRIVISANAQGRPLSDVVADVRRAIAETKLPTGYFITLDGQFRAQEEAARLIGVLALVSLGLIFVVLYSRYRSGVLAALVIANVPLALIGSVIGLWLSGQPLSIATLIGFITLAGIATRNGILKLSHYANLARFEGEVFGRKLVIRGSLERLTPVLMTALVAAFALAPLLFEAEAPGTEILHPVAVVIFSGLISSTLLDAFVTPALFLAFGEKPLARLLERQKHEVF
- a CDS encoding efflux RND transporter periplasmic adaptor subunit gives rise to the protein MNPNPNPQPNRRPRAATAALALLLAVLPAAAHEGHAHKDETPPPATRGDGPQRLADGSVFLPKLTQRQLALRTQLTAAGEQPVSVELTGKVVLDPGSGGRVQSMIGGRVEAPAGGIPALGQAVRKGELLARVHPAVSPLELGGQTAQAADLRASLGVAERRLARLKELEATVARKELDAAEADVQSLRERLAAIGQSLRHHEDLRAPVSGVVAAASVVAGQVVEARELLFEIVDPANLRVEALSYEPRLAADIAGAYGSAGPGQDVLLAFVGAGRSLREQAIPLLFRVEGGNATLALNQPLKVIAQTRSQVKGVPLPTAAVVKNAANQEIVWVKNAAERFSPRPVRTQPLDGSRVAVVGGLQAGERVVVQGAALVNQVR